One Spinacia oleracea cultivar Varoflay chromosome 4, BTI_SOV_V1, whole genome shotgun sequence DNA segment encodes these proteins:
- the LOC110780930 gene encoding protein FAR-RED IMPAIRED RESPONSE 1-like codes for MVVTAYGEEEEVLELKVGMVFPCWEEIEEQFRGYAKQKGFGIARRCGTVKSVVGSDKEKGIGKEKRNCLWTSQTYNLMAVQRNGRGRMPFLRKDLNEVVAKVRKARTSGGDARATFDYFKKMKADNSDFFHVYRQDAKGMLQDVLWVDARSRAAYEEFGDVVCFDSTYLTNKYKMPFANFVGVNHHGQSILLGCALVSHENSDTFEWIFGNWLECMAGKAPIGILTDQDPAMRRALRTTMSNTCHRWCIWHILQKFSRKLGTHVEYPDLKVDLERAIYDSLTCDEFELNWATAMERYQVDDDWLEGLYAERNMWVPAYVKHLFWAGMKTTQRVESLNSFFDQFVHKHTHLYEFVEAYCEAMEARANEESMADTSTARNLRQIVTCFPAEELFQKLYTDAKFHEVQRECSRVLYVRCLSKKMLDESVEEYELEDRVWIKPKHARKEIVTKHKTKHMILVYDLNNQTEIPGKYILHRWRKDVERKHTKVRVMYHDPLKTEVVCRYDKLMVLFGPLLSRAATYKESMDVVVEISHLLAMRLDEKISMLDRQRQNEDVVVGTPSSVCLEKGGTELTPSSVGQLQPIGVRRTMVFDFPQTNEHEGSCAGGGGVSGSVGGLSGSFARGLSGSFNDRIDAMDAIAAGLTCGFGHDDDDVGGSPSLESIDVGLDGVQANGNEVMYRASEAANYPRTTNEQRDSNS; via the exons ATGGTAGTAACTGCCTACGGGGAAGAGGAGGAAGTTCTTGAATTGAAGGTTGGTATGGTGTTTCCTTGTTGGGAGGAGATTGAAGAACAGTTTAGGGGGTATGCCAAACAAAAGGGTTTTGGTATTGCCCGTCGTTGTGGTACGGTGAAATCTGTGGTTGGTTCTGATAAAGAGAAAGGAATCGGGAAAGAGAAGCGTAATTGTTTGTGGACTT CTCAAACTTATAACTTAATGGCGGTGCAACGGAATGGTAGAGGTAGAATGCCTTTCCTACGGAAGGATCTTAATGAAGTGGTTGCGAAGGTTAGGAAGGCAAGGACAAGTGGTGGTGATGCGAGGGCAACGTTTGACTATTTTAAGAAGATGAAAGCGGATAATTCTGATTTTTTTCACGTGTACCGGCAAGATGCAAAAGGGATGTTGCAGGATGTTTTATGGGTTGATGCTCGTAGTAGAGCTGCTTATGAGGAGTTTGGTGATGTTGTCTGCTTTGATAGTACGTACTTGACCAATAAATATAAAATGCCGTTTGCGAACTTTGTTGGTGTGAATCATCATGGTCAGAGCATATTACTTGGATGTGCGCTTGTTTCGCATGAAAATAGTGACACTTTTGAGTGGATTTTCGGCAATTGGTTAGAATGTATGGCTGGTAAAGCCCCAATTGGGATATTGACTGATCAAGATCCCGCGATGAGGAGGGCTTTGAGAACAACCATGAGCAATACATGTCATAGGTGGTGCATATGGCACATTCTTCAGAAGTTTAGTAGGAAGCTTGGAACGCATGTAGAGTACCCCGATTTAAAGGTAGACTTGGAGCGCGCAATATATGATAGTCTAACATGTGATGAGTTTGAATTAAATTGGGCAACAGCGATGGAGAGGTACCAGGTTGATGATGATTGGCTTGAAG GGTTGTATGCGGAAAGGAACATGTGGGTTCCTGCGTATGTGAAGCATTTATTTTGGGCTGGCATGAAGACGACCCAACGAGTTGAAAGTTTAAACAGCTTTTTTGATCAATTTGTACACAAGCATACTCATTTGTATGAGTTTGTTGAGGCTTACTGTGAAGCAATGGAGGCAAGGGCAAATGAAGAAAGTATGGCCGATACGAGCACTGCGAGAAATCTAAGGCAAATTGTCACCTGTTTCCCAGCTGAGgaacttttccagaaattataCACGGACGCCAAATTTCATGAGGTCCAAAGAGAGTGTAGTAGGGTACTGTACGTGCGGTGTTTGAGCAAGAAAATGTTGGATGAGTCTGTTGAAGAGTACGAGCTTGAGGATAGGGTTTGGATAAAGCCTAAACACGCAAGGAAGGAGATTGTTACGAAGCATAAGACGAA GCATATGATATTGGTTTATGACTTGAATAACCAGACTGAAATTCCTGGCAAGTACATACTTCATCGTTGGCGGAAAGATGTTGAAAGGAAGCATACGAAGGTCAGGGTGATGTACCACGACCCATTGAAGACAGAAGTTGTGTGTAG GTACGATAAGCTAATGGTGTTGTTTGGGCCTTTACTTTCAAGGGCAGCTACCTACAAAGAGTCGATGGATGTTGTTGTTGAAATATCTCACTTGTTGGCAATGCGTTTGGATGAGAAGATTTCAATGCTTGACAGGCAAAGGCAAAATGAGGATGTTGTAGTTGGTACCCCGTCATCTGTGTGTTTGGAGAAAGGTGGTACGGAATTGACCCCCTCATCCGTTGGCCAGTTACAACCTATTGGGGTACGACGTACGATGGTGTTTGATTTCCCACAAACGAATGAACATGAAGGAAGTTGtgccggtggtggtggtgtatCGGGAAGCGTTGGAGGTTTATCTGGCAGCTTTGCTCGGGGTTTATCAGGAAGCTTCAATGATAGAATAGATGCAATGGATGCAATTGCAGCTGGTTTAACATGTGGCTTTGgtcatgatgatgatgatgttggtggCAGTCCTAGCCTTGAAAGCATAGATGTGGGCCTAGATGGGGTCCAAGCAAATGGCAATGAG GTCATGTACCGAGCGTCTGAAGCGGCCAATTACCCAAGAACAACTAATGAACAGAGAGACTCTAACTCCTAG